In Anopheles arabiensis isolate DONGOLA chromosome 2, AaraD3, whole genome shotgun sequence, the genomic window ttcaAATTGCACGTGAATTTCTTAACGAAACTTTGAATCTGACCATGTAAACATTTTCAGGGTGCAATACAACCCTGTGTACAGCgctttgtttgtattttgacAGACggcatttgttgttgtgtagcGAGACCATATGCGCGGCGTGCACAGTCGTGTTTGGTGAAATTAGTTCCAGAAACAATCCAACCGCAGAATGGCACGTGAAATCTTAACATTCCAGCTGGGCAATTACTCCAACTACATCGGTACACACTGGTGGAACATACAGGTGAGGATGGCTTCAAATATCgaaagaaaatcaacaacacTTTGAGTCATCCACTACTTCACACCCACGCTCACAGGAATCATCGTTCAACTATGATCCAAATGCGGAACCATCGGAAATCGATCACTCGGTACTGTATCGAGAAGGTCAAACTAGACAGCGGCAAGTGACCTTTACACCGCGCCTGCTAATGCTCGATCTGAGCGGAACACTCAAGCACGTGCCCCGCACCGGCGATCTTTACGAACAACCGCTCGACCCGGACCAAATTGCCACCGACAATCCTGCCGAGCTACCGGACATCGGTTGGGAGTCGGAAAAAGTGGAGGTCATTAAACAACAAGATAAACCTGCCGAACGGCACCCCTACCAGAAGGATCTGCTCGAAGCGGGAACTTCCAGCGCCAATGGCGAGGAGGAAGCGGAAAAAGATTACAACTTTGCCGCCACGGTGCAAGATTGGATCGACTACAGCTACACCCGGTACCATCCGCGCAGCATCAACGTGATCGAGCGGTATACACATTCCCGGGAAGAGGCACAGCTCGACACGATCACGAACGGGATGGAGCTGTGGAAGGATTACGACTTTCAGGACGAGTTTACCGACCGTGCCCGCCAGTACATCGAAGAGTGCGACGGTTGCCAAGGCTTCCAGATGCTGTTCGACTGCGTCGATGGATTTTCCGGTGTGGCGATAAAACTGCTCGAACATCTGCAGGACGAGTACGGCAAAGCAACGCTGCCCTTTCCGGTGTTCCCGCCGAAAGCACCCACGTTCAAAAGTGCCGACGAGCCCATGAGCCATTCGATAAGGGTGGTCAACACTGCGCTCGCTTTTGCACAGTTGCCGGACCAGTGTTCCCTGTTTGTGCCACTCTCAACCATGGGCCGCTGTTGGCGCAATGTGGCTGAACCGCGCGCACTTCCCAATCTTCTGTACGATCCAGCCAATTTCTATCAAACTTCCGCCATCCTGGCAAGCTTTCTGGAAACGGCTACGCTGCGCTACCGTTTGAAAGGATCGGCCACAACCGGTTCGGGCGCGTACCTTTCCGGCTTGTGCGGCGATTTGAGTGCGTACGGTCGGAAGATGGCTGCCGCGGGTCTCGCCTTTCCCTTCCCACTGGATGGGAAGCAGGATCTGATCGACTTTCTGGATCAACTGGACGGCAAAAGTCTCACGGTTCAGCTGTCTCCCAACGCGGTCGTGCGCAAACGAGCCGTCATCCAGTCGGTGTGTGCCCGTGGACTGCCCCAGAACCGGCTGAAACGGCCACCGACGGCCAAATCGGCCCAACGGCAGCAGGCAATGCCCGCGTACCGGTGCAGCAACGTGAGCGAAATGCTACAGTTTTACTACTCCTGCAGTCTCGAGGTTAGCATGTCGCACGTCACCTCAGTCCAAAGCCCCATGCCCATCCGGCAACCGTTCCCGGTGGAGCTGTTTGACAAGCGCGTCGGGTTTGACGGTTTCCTTACCGACGATCCGCTGGCCCAAGCGGCCCTGCCGTACGTCCAGAGCTGCCCAGCGCTGGCTGCGATACAATCGTCATCCGATTTGGGCGACGGGTTGGATGCGTTGCACCGGGAGGTTAGCCGTATCCGGCTGGCAAAGATACCACGCTTTGCGGAGTGTGGTCTGGAGGAGGTGGACTACAAGGAACACATCGAGCGGTTGCTAGAGTTTAAGGAAAATTACGACGAAAACTACGAACTGTAAAACGGGCGCGAACGGTAAAGAAGCTTTTCCACGAGTAGCAGTTAAATGCGCAAAGTGCTTTGGAAGGGGAGAAAAGGCTCCGTCTACCTCCCTCCCCTCGCAAACCCCGCAATAAAAAGTATGCTAATATGCACAATAAATTCGCCCAGTAATGGCAATTTAATGAGGATTTTGAGCAATTATATGACAGTCCTATTGAATCATCGCCGAAATTGTTGAATGGGGGGAAGAAAAGAGCTTCGCTTGTTTATTAACTAGAATGAGAAGCGACTAGATGGGCTAAAGCGATTTGTTTTGTAGTAATACTTCACAGTATGAGTCAGGCTAAAAACAGACTCTGCAAACAAATGGGTAAATGTGTGCCCTACAATCGATGTacttgcgcagcagcagcagccgccaacAGCGGAACAACGTTGTTATCATTGCAACGCCATGAGCTTATTTACGCCCCGTCGGGAAATGACCTTAGAAAGAACCGGCGAAAAAGAAAGCTTTAAAATAATCCCAATCGATGAGGTTACGAATATTATGCGTGGATCAGAAACAAATGCCAATCGCAAGAATAAACATTATATGATGACGCAATCTAGACTCCTGATAAAGCGATAAATTTACCTGGCCGATAAGAACAGCAGGTAAAGCCcaaaattgatgtttttttcggAAACTCTCAAAACGAGGCCGATAACAACATGTTGTAGGTCAGACGAGCTACTAAGTAATGGTTGAAGCGATTGCCATGTCCCGAAATTACCGCTTTTGAtcattcgatcgatcgatcggtagGATCGCAGGAAGCAAAGAAACCATCAAAACAACTTTATGTTGTAATGTTTACGTTTCTTCTTGTTGATACTGGAGGATGCTTACCACAAACACGTCCAGACACGTTCCGAGTGAAAGTGTGTacgagatgtgtgtgtgcgtatgaaGGGCCATCAATTATTACTAAACTCAAGCAAACTTACCCATCGTTAAGGTCACGCTGGCGGGTCGCTTCTTCGGCACAGAACGGAAGCTGCTCGACGGTGGCCGTTCCATCGTCCGGCTGCTTCGGCGGTGCTTGGCCCTTGCTACCGAGCGCCACCGTCACGACCGTGGCCAGTAGCACCGTTCCGACGCACAGCGCACAGCGAATCAAAACAGAGCACGTAggcatgatggtggtggtggtggagtttGCCTACTGGCACAATTGGTCCATTCGTCGTCGTGTGTTGCGTACTCCGCAACGCCGTTTACTCATATTTCGTACGCAACAAACAGAGCACACCTTGCTGTTCAACATGCAGCGGATGCACCGGGGAAGCTAGCTTTTCTGTTAACCAAATTGAACAAGTTCAAAAATTCCGATTCACACACTGGCGCACGACCTTGGCGCTACGAAGCGAACGACAACAGTCGACTGATGTTTTTCGTCAAAAATCGCTAGCTGCAACTGCAAAACATCCAACTTGGAGCTGGCAGCTGACGGCACGGTGGAATTTAACGAAAgagtttttaaaatttaaaatgattaaaaatggGAATTTGGAttaaggaaaaataaaaaaatacttttgtCACATTGTTAAAATATACATATTCAAGAATATAGGACGTTATAGTATTTTAGCATTTTTCTGATTGTACcaaaaaaacgttgtcatCCATGCTACTTGCTAAGTGCAGTAAATTGAAATCGATTTAACGTGAATGTGTCAAAACTTCGAGGACCTCACAGTGGGTTGCCACAGGTagaaaacgatttaaattttactttatttgattaaaaaaatgctatgagtcATActaaaatgctttaaattattGCTCCAggaatagttttgtttttttttatgctttaatttaattagatTTATTTCCATGAAATGTCAACCGAATGACTTGTGCCGTGTTCCCGCGCCTTCCCAGCTTCTGCAAATGTCGAAGTAGAAAAACATTCCCTTCGCCAGATTTTGCTTCGTGTGCAGTTGGTATTGTTGTGTTTTAAGTTAGTTTCTATATTTTAACTTTCCCAAGGGCTAGGTGCACTGCGCAGCAAGCAGAATGAGTGCACCATCGGTAAGTAATGATCTGATAATGTTATATACctgcaaaacatcaaaattcgGAATTTGATCAATTGGTGAACTGTTGCAGAACTCGAAGAGCGCCACTGGCCAACCGGGAGCTTCGGGTTCGAGCGCCCCCACTACGGTGCAGGAGTTTGTGATTCGTGTGCCGAAGAATCTGAAAAAGAAGTATCATGTCATGCGGTTCAACGCGACGCTCAACGTCGACTTTACCCAGTGGCGGACGGTGAAGATGGAGCGCGAAAACAACCAGAAGGAGTACAAGGGCATCGAGGAGGTGATGCCCAAGTTCGGTGCCGGCTCGGAGTTCAATCGGGATCTGCGCGAGGAGGCACGCCGCAAGCGGTTCGGTATTATTTCGAAAAAGTACAAGCCCGAAGCGCAGCCCTGGATTTTGCGTGCCGGTGGCAAGAGTGGCAAAATGTTCCGTGGCATCCGGGAGGGTGGCGTGGGCGAGAATGCTGCGTTTTACGTGTTTACACACGCACCGGACGGGGCGATCGAGGCGTACCCGCTGAACGAGTGGTACAACTTTCAGCCGATTAACCGATACAAAGCACTGTCCGCGGAGGAAGCGGAGCAGGAGTACGGTCGGCGCAAGAAGACGATGAACTACTTCTCGCTCATGTTCCGGAAGCGGCTAAAGAAGGGCGAGGATAACGAGGCCGACGACCAGGAGGAAACAAAGGGCAAGAAGGGAGAGGGAGGCAAGAGCAAGGATTTGAAGATCAGCGACATGGACGAGTGGATCGACTCGGATGAGGTGTCGTCGTCGggcgacgatgacgatgagggCAAGTCGAAGCAGAAGGACAGCGACGACGATGCGAAGGATAAGAAGgcgaagaacaaaaagaaggcaCTGGCGgacagcaagaagaagaagcgggACGTGGACGAGGAAGCGTTCGAAGAGTCAGACGATGGTGATGAGGAGGGGCGCGAGCTGGACTACATCTCGGACTCGAGCGACAGCGAGTCGGACCACGACGCGAAGGTGGTGAAGGAGATGAAGTCCGTCGCGGAGGAAGACGCACTGCGGAAGCTGCTGACCTCGGAAGAAGAttcggaggaggaggaaaagaaatcggaggaggatgaggaaaaggaggacGAGAAGAATGGCAAATCCAAGGAGAAGGACAAGGATGGCaaggaaaaggaaggcaaagaaagcaagaagaagaagaaagcaaagaagaacaagagcAAAAAGTCGGAATCGGACAAAAAGGACTCGTCCAGCGATTTCAGCTCGGACAGCTCGGATTCCGATACGGCCAGTGCGAAGAAAAAGCCGAAAGACAAGAAGAGCAAGGAAGGCGTTGGGTCGAATTTGTCCAGCGCAAACAATTCGCGCTCGGCCTCGCCTAGCGTGAGCCAGTTCGATTCGAACAAGCGCAAAATGACCGGCTCCAATATGCCGACGACGGATCTGACCGGATCGGATAATAGCAACAGTCCCGTCTCTACGCCAGCTAAAAAGGTTAAGACGGACATTACGCCGTCTCTTCCGCCCACTTTCGCTGGCATCGTTAATGCCACAAGCAAAGAGTAAGTGTTACGAATTAGCCAGATTATGGAGGGGAATCTGTTTTCTCAtattggtgttgttttttctctctctctctttccacaGTGATTATGATGCGCAAACCGATGACCACGACGGAACTGCTGACCAAGTTCAAGAACAAGAAGACGGGTGTGTCGAGCGAGAAGCTGGTCGAAACCATGACCCAAATACTGAAACGCATCAATCCGGTCAAACAGACCATACAGGGCAAAATGTATCTCAGCATAAAGGTGCCGAAGTGAGCgcaaaaaagattaaaattgAGGAGTGGCGAAACGCATCGTAAGCACTAGCAGTAATTTTAAAGCAggaaatttaaacaaataaactttTGGTTCTTACAAATAGgaaagtttgtgtgtttttatataCCTTACATACATAAACCTAGAGACGGTGTGAGACGGACCTATTTTCTTAACTCTTCCGTGCTGATGTTGTACTTGGCCTTCATTTGGTCCAGCTCGTCCTGCTTCTTATCCACATCCAGCTGCTTGAACGCCTTCGTCGATTGGTAGTATAGAACCACCAGGTACCGGTTACAGACGTTGAATCCCGACAGATGGTCTCGGGCGTTTTTCGCATCAAAAATGTCTTCATACACCACGAAGGCGGTACCGCGAGTTTCAGGCGTGTTGCCACTGCAAAGGAAAGAGATTGCAAAATTACTTCGACTGCGTTGAGGTATGGCAAGCGTCGAATTTACTTACACTCGAATTTGTCGAATTGCCCCGTATTTGCCGAAAATATCGTACATTTCATCCGACGTGATCTTGTACGGAAGGTTTCGCACGTACAGGACCCGGTTCACTTCCGGCGGTAAGCGGACCTACAATAAAGGACATTAACATCAATCCACAACTCTTACCAATTGATTGCATCGGATGTCTAGACTTACATTGTTCCTTTTCTGCATGGAAAGTGCCATTTTGATAAggtttttaatggatttatgtGTACTTTTAGTGAATTTCTAGCACGAGAGcgatttgtgtatgttttaatTTGCCCAACGCTTTGACAGTAGATTGTTTACCTCGAATTCCATTTCGTGTTTATGATCGAATGTTGAAGAATCCATATCCAGAACGGTTGTTTCGGAAGAAATAAAACGCCCGTAATTTTAATCTACTTATTTATTGGTAAGATGAAAATATTTGCTCAAGTACTAATTTTGATTGCCTtcattaataatttttttttagttgaacgaaaaaaagttaaacattCCATGCAATTTTTTGTGGACCGCGCGATTTACCACCGTGATGTGTTGTCATTGTGAAACGTCAAATTagccagaaaaaaataacatcaccCATCTGTGTGCTATCTGCTTTTGCTTCGTAAACTGCTGCAGAAAAAGTGAGGAAAACTATTAAAAGATGTGCTCGGGCGTGCTATTAAAAACTCATTAGCTTCTGGACGGGTTTGGTGAACGTTTGCTCACTGCCAGCCGACTCAACCGTACGCGCCTCGAGCGTAAGACAGCAGCAAAATGTTTCGCAGCCGTAGCTGGTTCGGGGGAGGATGGAACCGTCCGAAGAATCGCCTATCACTTGATCATCTGAAATATTTGTACAGCGTGCTGGAGCGTAACACGACCGTGTCCGAAAGCAACCGCGGCCTGCTGGTGGAATCGCTACGGTCCATAGCAGAAATTCTAATCTGGGGCGATCAAAATGATTCCTCCGTATTCGAGTGAGTGTGCCAATCGGGGGCTATCGGGCTGACCTTTGTTCATTGTCATTGTTATGTGGTTTTGTTCTCGCAGCTTCTTTCTGGAAAAGAATATGCTCTCCTACTTTCTGCACATAATGCGTCAAAAGAGCGGAGGATCGAGCTTCGTGTgcgtgcagctgctgcaaacGCTAAACATCCTGTTCGAGAACATCCGCAACGAGACGTCGCTGTGTAAGTTACATGCATGCATGAACGCTTCTAGAGGGGGAAGCAC contains:
- the LOC120896040 gene encoding splicing factor 3B subunit 6; translation: MALSMQKRNNVRLPPEVNRVLYVRNLPYKITSDEMYDIFGKYGAIRQIRVGNTPETRGTAFVVYEDIFDAKNARDHLSGFNVCNRYLVVLYYQSTKAFKQLDVDKKQDELDQMKAKYNISTEELRK
- the LOC120896041 gene encoding general transcription factor IIF subunit 1; translation: MSAPSNSKSATGQPGASGSSAPTTVQEFVIRVPKNLKKKYHVMRFNATLNVDFTQWRTVKMERENNQKEYKGIEEVMPKFGAGSEFNRDLREEARRKRFGIISKKYKPEAQPWILRAGGKSGKMFRGIREGGVGENAAFYVFTHAPDGAIEAYPLNEWYNFQPINRYKALSAEEAEQEYGRRKKTMNYFSLMFRKRLKKGEDNEADDQEETKGKKGEGGKSKDLKISDMDEWIDSDEVSSSGDDDDEGKSKQKDSDDDAKDKKAKNKKKALADSKKKKRDVDEEAFEESDDGDEEGRELDYISDSSDSESDHDAKVVKEMKSVAEEDALRKLLTSEEDSEEEEKKSEEDEEKEDEKNGKSKEKDKDGKEKEGKESKKKKKAKKNKSKKSESDKKDSSSDFSSDSSDSDTASAKKKPKDKKSKEGVGSNLSSANNSRSASPSVSQFDSNKRKMTGSNMPTTDLTGSDNSNSPVSTPAKKVKTDITPSLPPTFAGIVNATSKDFFSLSLSTVIMMRKPMTTTELLTKFKNKKTGVSSEKLVETMTQILKRINPVKQTIQGKMYLSIKVPK
- the LOC120908666 gene encoding protein misato is translated as MAREILTFQLGNYSNYIGTHWWNIQESSFNYDPNAEPSEIDHSVLYREGQTRQRQVTFTPRLLMLDLSGTLKHVPRTGDLYEQPLDPDQIATDNPAELPDIGWESEKVEVIKQQDKPAERHPYQKDLLEAGTSSANGEEEAEKDYNFAATVQDWIDYSYTRYHPRSINVIERYTHSREEAQLDTITNGMELWKDYDFQDEFTDRARQYIEECDGCQGFQMLFDCVDGFSGVAIKLLEHLQDEYGKATLPFPVFPPKAPTFKSADEPMSHSIRVVNTALAFAQLPDQCSLFVPLSTMGRCWRNVAEPRALPNLLYDPANFYQTSAILASFLETATLRYRLKGSATTGSGAYLSGLCGDLSAYGRKMAAAGLAFPFPLDGKQDLIDFLDQLDGKSLTVQLSPNAVVRKRAVIQSVCARGLPQNRLKRPPTAKSAQRQQAMPAYRCSNVSEMLQFYYSCSLEVSMSHVTSVQSPMPIRQPFPVELFDKRVGFDGFLTDDPLAQAALPYVQSCPALAAIQSSSDLGDGLDALHREVSRIRLAKIPRFAECGLEEVDYKEHIERLLEFKENYDENYEL